The sequence AGGTGCGGCGCAGTCCCTACGAGGAGTGGGCACCGCGGACGGTCGGGCACGACGCCTTCGCGCCCGCGCTCTCCCGGGTGGCCTTCGCCGGCGGGGACATGGTCGGCGCGGCGCTGGCCCTGGACCTGCCGGACCGCGGCGAGGGCCAGGTCGAGCGACTGGCGGTCCGCCGCGACCACCGGCACCGGGGGATCGCGCGGCTGCTGCTCGGCGAGGTGTTCGGCGCGCTCCACCGGCACGGCCGGGAGCGGTGCACCCTGTGGACGCACTCGGAGACGGGCGCGCTGCCGCTGTACCAGCGGTTGGGGATGACCGTCCGGCGCACCTCGTCGATGTACGGCAAGGCTCTCGGCGCCTAGGGGTTGTGCGCAAGGAGCCCGGGGAGCCGGCCGCCGCCCGGGCCGCCGTGGGACGGCGGCCCGGGCGGCGGCGGTGCTCAGACCGTGCCGCGGCGGCGGCGCCGGGACCGGCCGAGGGCGGCGGCTCCGCCCGCGAGGGCCAGGGCCGCGATCGAACCGCCCGCGAGCAGGGGTGTGCGGTCGGACGGCTCGGCCGCCCCGCCGTCCGGCCCGTAGCCGCTCGACATGCCCCGGGTGTCGTACTCGGAGCCGGGCAGCTTGTCGGCGTAGCGGCCCTTGAGCACCTGCTGGTAGTCGGCAAGCGACATCGACGAGCGGCCGCGGAGCCCTTCCCTGGCCTGGTCGTTGAGCGGCTCCACCGTGGTGAGCGTCAACCGGTACCAGCCGCGGATCTGCGGCTCGGTGAAGACCAGCGAGCCCGGGGTCGCGCTGCCCGCGTACCCGGCGTCGCTGTCGCCGTCCCGCACGCCCGCCAGGTGCCAGCCGCCGCCCTCGGTGGGGGCGAGCAGCACGGTGGCGGTGCGGTCGTTGACGGCGGCGCCGAGCGAGGAGACCAGGTTGCTCAGCCTGACCGCCGAGGTCGGCACGGGCAGTGCCGTGCCCGCGGCGAACTCCGGGGTGATCTCGTGCACCGCGAGCGGGTCGTTGAGGGTGAACGCGGGCAGGCCCGCGCACGGGTCCGGCGTGTCGGGGACCGTCACCGCGCCGCCCGGCCCGCCGTCGGGCCCGGCGGCGGGCAGCGGGGTGGCGAGGAAACGGCAGACGGCGTCGTGGACGCCGGCCGACCGCACCAGGTCCAGGGCGGCCTGGAAGTCGGGGATGTCGGCCGCCCGGGCCGGGCCGGCCGCGGACAGCAGCACGGACGCGCCCAGCGCCGCGACCAGGGACAGCCGGGAGAACCGGGGGGACTTCCGGCCGGCGGACTCGACTCGGTCACGCATGTGTCGTCACTCCTTCTCTGTCTTCTCGGTCTAGCGGGAGATGCCGGTACGGGAGTGGGTCCAGCGGAACGAGCTGTTGTTGACGTAGTCGTTGTAGTTCCACCACGTGTAGGTGGTGGTGTCCGGCCACGGGTCGCCGACGGCGATGGTGTTGTTCGAGGTGTCGAAGCCGTAGACGACGTTCATGTGGCCGCCGCCGGACTTCCAGCCGATCCGGGCGCCGATCGGCCGGGCGGCCTTGACGTCGCTGGTGACCTCGGCGAACGACGCCGCGCGCACCAGGCCGGTGCCGGGGTTGGCCATGCCCAGGTCGTACCAGGCGTTGGCCATGTCCTCGAGCCTGGCGGGCTGGTTGTCGCAGCTCGGGCCGCCCGCGTACGAGGAGGCGCGCCTGCAGAAGTCCGCCTGGGTGCTGCCGTAGCCCTGGAACTTGGCGATGGTGAGCCCGGAGGCCGACCAGCACCACTGGGTCTTCTCCTGCTTCAGCATGGTGATCTGGTCGTAGCCGGCTTCCGCCCTGGCCGTACCGCCCGCGGCCAGGAGGACCGCCGAGGCCGCGAGGGCCAGCGCCGAGCCGGTGACGGTGTGCCTGAATCTCCTCATGTTCCTGCCTTCCCGTGGGGCGTGGGATGCCCAGGCACATGAGAGCGCGGACCGCCGCCGTTCGCCGGACGGCTCGTCGGTGGCAGGGCCGAAGGGGTTGTTAGCCGTATGAGATTCGGATGGCTTGAAACATTCGTAGCCGCACGGCCTTTGGGGCAGCGGGCCGCCGCCGCGTCGACCCGCGGGCGGTGCAGGGCGTCCGACGCGGCGACACGGCGGCACCGCCGGACGGCGGGCGTCCGGCGGTGCCGCCGTGTCGACAGTGCTTGTGTCGTGCGGGGGCGGACCCGGTCAGCCCGCCTCGCCGCGCGGGGCGGTCGGGTGGCCGAAGCGGAACAGCGGGTCGGCGGTGTCGAAGGGGACGTCCTCCCGGGCGGCGTCGACGGCCGCGTCGGAGCGCGGGAGGT comes from Streptomyces sp. TLI_053 and encodes:
- a CDS encoding papain-like cysteine protease family protein; this encodes MRRFRHTVTGSALALAASAVLLAAGGTARAEAGYDQITMLKQEKTQWCWSASGLTIAKFQGYGSTQADFCRRASSYAGGPSCDNQPARLEDMANAWYDLGMANPGTGLVRAASFAEVTSDVKAARPIGARIGWKSGGGHMNVVYGFDTSNNTIAVGDPWPDTTTYTWWNYNDYVNNSSFRWTHSRTGISR